One part of the Musa acuminata AAA Group cultivar baxijiao chromosome BXJ1-5, Cavendish_Baxijiao_AAA, whole genome shotgun sequence genome encodes these proteins:
- the LOC103984906 gene encoding uncharacterized protein LOC103984906 isoform X4 codes for MERLRVQDVGEGRVKIRLYEGRVIQGPLKGTRVIFKVYPGRRAGGVEADMMAANELGTHVFLQLRCDLQSDSEKLCPNLQFLLGGFETKMGEQWLACRNDGKYSAADYGKSVSEANSKDTAKGENFWNPFTKEQKMKRRRIYVIKLLNGAMNGLAYMHDHDRLHQSLGPSSVVLNTMVEKDASYLVPKLRDLSFSVDIGYSSLGAAQSTLSEGLWRRASAAGAFTPLEKRAYGIADDIYEAGLFFAYLAFIPFCEAGIIDIISLQRLFENTFQLDLQAVREYCLADDGLLEAVKFLDLGDGAGWELLQAMLNPDYRQRPIAEAVLNHRFMSLVNLL; via the exons ATGGAACGTCTGAGAGTCCAAGACGTTGGCGAGGGCCGAGTGAAGATCAG GCTTTACGAGGGAAGAGTAATCCAAGGTCCATTGAAGGGAACCCGAGTCATTTTCAAG GTATATCCTGGACGGCGAGCTGGTGGTGTCGAAGCAGATATGATGGCTGCCAATGAGCTAGGTACCCATGTTTTCCTTCAA TTGCGCTGTGACTTGCAGAGTGATTCAGAAAAACTATGTCCAAATCTTCAGTTTTTGTTAGGTGGTTTTGAGACGAAAATGGGGGAGCAG TGGCTTGCTTGTAGGAATGATGGGAAATATAGTGCTGCTGACTATGGCAAATCTGTGAGTGAAGCAAATTCAAAGGATACTGCTAAAGGAGAAAATTTCTGGAACCCTTTTACTAAGGAACAAAAAATGAAGCGAAGAAGAATTTATGTTATTAAACTGCTTAATGGGGCTATGAATGGTCTGGCCTACATGCATGATCATGACAGATTACACCAGAGTCTTGGCCCCTCTTCAGTTGTTCTaaa CACAATGGTGGAGAAAGATGCCTCTTATTTGGTGCCGAAACTCCGTGACTTATCCTTTTCAGTTGATATTGG GTATTCATCATTAGGAGCAGCTCAGAGTACACTATCAGAAGGACTATGGCGACGGGCATCGGCAGCCGGGGCTTTTACTCCTTTGGAGAAACGAGCTTATGGAATAGCTGATGACAT TTATGAAGCTGGACTTTTTTTTGCGTACTTAGCGTTTATTCCATTTTGTGAGGCGGGCATTATCGATATTATTTCCTTGCAA AGGCTTTTTGAAAATACATTTCAGCTTGACCTTCAAGCTGTAAGAGA ATATTGTTTAGCGGATGACGGTTTATTGGAAGCTGTCAAGTTTCTAGATCTAGGTGATGGCGCTGGCTGGGAGTTGCTTCAG GCGATGCTTAATCCCGATTACCGTCAACGTCCAATTGCTGAAGCAGTATTGAATCATCGCTTTATGAGTTTGGTTAATTTATTATAG
- the LOC103984906 gene encoding uncharacterized protein LOC103984906 isoform X3, with the protein MAMPISSSSVARIATKPFDGLVRSASRSCSIGKIHSDRRTRIPSIRADLITEPDAFEVGRFVGSYGFMNITSYSSFQSGGFSNANVFDEFSPGYSSEDMERLRVQDVGEGRVKIRLYEGRVIQGPLKGTRVIFKVYPGRRAGGVEADMMAANELGTHVFLQLRCDLQSDSEKLCPNLQFLLGGFETKMGEQWLACRNDGKYSAADYGKSVSEANSKDTAKGENFWNPFTKEQKMKRRRIYVIKLLNGAMNGLAYMHDHDRLHQSLGPSSVVLNTMVEKDASYLVPKLRDLSFSVDIGYSSLGAAQSTLSEGLWRRASAAGAFTPLEKRAYGIADDIYCLADDGLLEAVKFLDLGDGAGWELLQAMLNPDYRQRPIAEAVLNHRFMSLVNLL; encoded by the exons atggccaTGCCGATTTCATCTTCCTCCGTCGCAAGGATCGCGACGAAGCCCTTCGACGGCCTCGTTCGATCGGCTTCAAGAAGTTGCTCGATCGGAAAGATTCACAGCGACCGGAGGACGAGGATTCCTTCCATCAGAGCCGACCTGATCACAGAGCCGGACGCGTTCGAGGTCGGGAGGTTCGTCGGGAGCTACGGCTTCATGAACATCACCAG CTATTCATCATTTCAATCAGGAGGGTTTTCTAATGCTAATGTGTTTGATGAATTCTCTCCTGGATATTCTTCGGAAGACATGGAACGTCTGAGAGTCCAAGACGTTGGCGAGGGCCGAGTGAAGATCAG GCTTTACGAGGGAAGAGTAATCCAAGGTCCATTGAAGGGAACCCGAGTCATTTTCAAG GTATATCCTGGACGGCGAGCTGGTGGTGTCGAAGCAGATATGATGGCTGCCAATGAGCTAGGTACCCATGTTTTCCTTCAA TTGCGCTGTGACTTGCAGAGTGATTCAGAAAAACTATGTCCAAATCTTCAGTTTTTGTTAGGTGGTTTTGAGACGAAAATGGGGGAGCAG TGGCTTGCTTGTAGGAATGATGGGAAATATAGTGCTGCTGACTATGGCAAATCTGTGAGTGAAGCAAATTCAAAGGATACTGCTAAAGGAGAAAATTTCTGGAACCCTTTTACTAAGGAACAAAAAATGAAGCGAAGAAGAATTTATGTTATTAAACTGCTTAATGGGGCTATGAATGGTCTGGCCTACATGCATGATCATGACAGATTACACCAGAGTCTTGGCCCCTCTTCAGTTGTTCTaaa CACAATGGTGGAGAAAGATGCCTCTTATTTGGTGCCGAAACTCCGTGACTTATCCTTTTCAGTTGATATTGG GTATTCATCATTAGGAGCAGCTCAGAGTACACTATCAGAAGGACTATGGCGACGGGCATCGGCAGCCGGGGCTTTTACTCCTTTGGAGAAACGAGCTTATGGAATAGCTGATGACAT ATATTGTTTAGCGGATGACGGTTTATTGGAAGCTGTCAAGTTTCTAGATCTAGGTGATGGCGCTGGCTGGGAGTTGCTTCAG GCGATGCTTAATCCCGATTACCGTCAACGTCCAATTGCTGAAGCAGTATTGAATCATCGCTTTATGAGTTTGGTTAATTTATTATAG
- the LOC103984906 gene encoding uncharacterized protein LOC103984906 isoform X1 encodes MAMPISSSSVARIATKPFDGLVRSASRSCSIGKIHSDRRTRIPSIRADLITEPDAFEVGRFVGSYGFMNITSYSSFQSGGFSNANVFDEFSPGYSSEDMERLRVQDVGEGRVKIRLYEGRVIQGPLKGTRVIFKVYPGRRAGGVEADMMAANELGTHVFLQLRCDLQSDSEKLCPNLQFLLGGFETKMGEQWLACRNDGKYSAADYGKSVSEANSKDTAKGENFWNPFTKEQKMKRRRIYVIKLLNGAMNGLAYMHDHDRLHQSLGPSSVVLNTMVEKDASYLVPKLRDLSFSVDIGYSSLGAAQSTLSEGLWRRASAAGAFTPLEKRAYGIADDIYEAGLFFAYLAFIPFCEAGIIDIISLQRLFENTFQLDLQAVREYCLADDGLLEAVKFLDLGDGAGWELLQAMLNPDYRQRPIAEAVLNHRFMSLVNLL; translated from the exons atggccaTGCCGATTTCATCTTCCTCCGTCGCAAGGATCGCGACGAAGCCCTTCGACGGCCTCGTTCGATCGGCTTCAAGAAGTTGCTCGATCGGAAAGATTCACAGCGACCGGAGGACGAGGATTCCTTCCATCAGAGCCGACCTGATCACAGAGCCGGACGCGTTCGAGGTCGGGAGGTTCGTCGGGAGCTACGGCTTCATGAACATCACCAG CTATTCATCATTTCAATCAGGAGGGTTTTCTAATGCTAATGTGTTTGATGAATTCTCTCCTGGATATTCTTCGGAAGACATGGAACGTCTGAGAGTCCAAGACGTTGGCGAGGGCCGAGTGAAGATCAG GCTTTACGAGGGAAGAGTAATCCAAGGTCCATTGAAGGGAACCCGAGTCATTTTCAAG GTATATCCTGGACGGCGAGCTGGTGGTGTCGAAGCAGATATGATGGCTGCCAATGAGCTAGGTACCCATGTTTTCCTTCAA TTGCGCTGTGACTTGCAGAGTGATTCAGAAAAACTATGTCCAAATCTTCAGTTTTTGTTAGGTGGTTTTGAGACGAAAATGGGGGAGCAG TGGCTTGCTTGTAGGAATGATGGGAAATATAGTGCTGCTGACTATGGCAAATCTGTGAGTGAAGCAAATTCAAAGGATACTGCTAAAGGAGAAAATTTCTGGAACCCTTTTACTAAGGAACAAAAAATGAAGCGAAGAAGAATTTATGTTATTAAACTGCTTAATGGGGCTATGAATGGTCTGGCCTACATGCATGATCATGACAGATTACACCAGAGTCTTGGCCCCTCTTCAGTTGTTCTaaa CACAATGGTGGAGAAAGATGCCTCTTATTTGGTGCCGAAACTCCGTGACTTATCCTTTTCAGTTGATATTGG GTATTCATCATTAGGAGCAGCTCAGAGTACACTATCAGAAGGACTATGGCGACGGGCATCGGCAGCCGGGGCTTTTACTCCTTTGGAGAAACGAGCTTATGGAATAGCTGATGACAT TTATGAAGCTGGACTTTTTTTTGCGTACTTAGCGTTTATTCCATTTTGTGAGGCGGGCATTATCGATATTATTTCCTTGCAA AGGCTTTTTGAAAATACATTTCAGCTTGACCTTCAAGCTGTAAGAGA ATATTGTTTAGCGGATGACGGTTTATTGGAAGCTGTCAAGTTTCTAGATCTAGGTGATGGCGCTGGCTGGGAGTTGCTTCAG GCGATGCTTAATCCCGATTACCGTCAACGTCCAATTGCTGAAGCAGTATTGAATCATCGCTTTATGAGTTTGGTTAATTTATTATAG
- the LOC103984906 gene encoding uncharacterized protein LOC103984906 isoform X2 — protein MAMPISSSSVARIATKPFDGLVRSASRSCSIGKIHSDRRTRIPSIRADLITEPDAFEVGRFVGSYGFMNITSYSSFQSGGFSNANVFDEFSPGYSSEDMERLRVQDVGEGRVKIRLYEGRVIQGPLKGTRVIFKVYPGRRAGGVEADMMAANELGTHVFLQSDSEKLCPNLQFLLGGFETKMGEQWLACRNDGKYSAADYGKSVSEANSKDTAKGENFWNPFTKEQKMKRRRIYVIKLLNGAMNGLAYMHDHDRLHQSLGPSSVVLNTMVEKDASYLVPKLRDLSFSVDIGYSSLGAAQSTLSEGLWRRASAAGAFTPLEKRAYGIADDIYEAGLFFAYLAFIPFCEAGIIDIISLQRLFENTFQLDLQAVREYCLADDGLLEAVKFLDLGDGAGWELLQAMLNPDYRQRPIAEAVLNHRFMSLVNLL, from the exons atggccaTGCCGATTTCATCTTCCTCCGTCGCAAGGATCGCGACGAAGCCCTTCGACGGCCTCGTTCGATCGGCTTCAAGAAGTTGCTCGATCGGAAAGATTCACAGCGACCGGAGGACGAGGATTCCTTCCATCAGAGCCGACCTGATCACAGAGCCGGACGCGTTCGAGGTCGGGAGGTTCGTCGGGAGCTACGGCTTCATGAACATCACCAG CTATTCATCATTTCAATCAGGAGGGTTTTCTAATGCTAATGTGTTTGATGAATTCTCTCCTGGATATTCTTCGGAAGACATGGAACGTCTGAGAGTCCAAGACGTTGGCGAGGGCCGAGTGAAGATCAG GCTTTACGAGGGAAGAGTAATCCAAGGTCCATTGAAGGGAACCCGAGTCATTTTCAAG GTATATCCTGGACGGCGAGCTGGTGGTGTCGAAGCAGATATGATGGCTGCCAATGAGCTAGGTACCCATGTTTTCCTTCAA AGTGATTCAGAAAAACTATGTCCAAATCTTCAGTTTTTGTTAGGTGGTTTTGAGACGAAAATGGGGGAGCAG TGGCTTGCTTGTAGGAATGATGGGAAATATAGTGCTGCTGACTATGGCAAATCTGTGAGTGAAGCAAATTCAAAGGATACTGCTAAAGGAGAAAATTTCTGGAACCCTTTTACTAAGGAACAAAAAATGAAGCGAAGAAGAATTTATGTTATTAAACTGCTTAATGGGGCTATGAATGGTCTGGCCTACATGCATGATCATGACAGATTACACCAGAGTCTTGGCCCCTCTTCAGTTGTTCTaaa CACAATGGTGGAGAAAGATGCCTCTTATTTGGTGCCGAAACTCCGTGACTTATCCTTTTCAGTTGATATTGG GTATTCATCATTAGGAGCAGCTCAGAGTACACTATCAGAAGGACTATGGCGACGGGCATCGGCAGCCGGGGCTTTTACTCCTTTGGAGAAACGAGCTTATGGAATAGCTGATGACAT TTATGAAGCTGGACTTTTTTTTGCGTACTTAGCGTTTATTCCATTTTGTGAGGCGGGCATTATCGATATTATTTCCTTGCAA AGGCTTTTTGAAAATACATTTCAGCTTGACCTTCAAGCTGTAAGAGA ATATTGTTTAGCGGATGACGGTTTATTGGAAGCTGTCAAGTTTCTAGATCTAGGTGATGGCGCTGGCTGGGAGTTGCTTCAG GCGATGCTTAATCCCGATTACCGTCAACGTCCAATTGCTGAAGCAGTATTGAATCATCGCTTTATGAGTTTGGTTAATTTATTATAG
- the LOC135674871 gene encoding uncharacterized protein LOC135674871 produces the protein MRVPLLQKELNYTNDLLKGHKESWATHGCSIMSDVWTDRRRRSIINFMVNCSLGTMFVKSIDASSFVKSGDKIYDLLDNFVEEIGEQNIVQIITDNGSNYVLAGKLLESKRQHLYWTPCAAHCIDLMLEDIGKILEIKKTLERAIFVVGFLYNHIGALNMMREFTGNKELVRHGVTRFATSFLTLQSVHRQKHTLRNMFTSEKWVTSKWAKEAKGKRAADIILMPSFWNHVVYILKIMGPLVRVLRLVDNENKPVMGYIYEAMDRAKETIKRSFNENEEKYEKIFTIIDERWNCQLHRPLHAAGYYLNPEFFYKIKSVGFDAEVLGGLYQCVARLVPSIEVQDKIIHELSLYKNAEGLFGIPIAVRSRTTTLCYC, from the exons atgcgagttccattgctgcaaaaagagttgaattatacaaatgacttactaaagggtcataaagaatcatgggcaacacatggttgctctattatgtcagatgtttggactgacaggaggcgcaggagtataattaattttatggttaattgttctttagggactatgtttgtgaagtcaatagatgcttcatcttttgtaaaatctggagacaagatatatgatttacttgacaacttcgtggaagaaattggagaacaaaatatcgttcaaatcataaccgacaatggaagcaactatgttttagctg gtaaattgcttgaatcaaaaagacaacacttgtattggactccatgtgcagcacattgtattgatttaatgttggaagatattggaaagatcttagaaatcaagaaaaccttagaaagggcaatttttgttgttggatttctttataatcacattggggctttgaatatgatgagagaatttacagggaataaagaattagtgagacatggtgttacccgatttgctacttcattcttgacattacagagcgtgcatcgtcaaaaacatactctgagaaatatgtttacctctgagaaatgggtgacaagcaaatgggcaaaagaagcaaaaggcaagagggctgctgatatcatcttaatgccatccttttggaatcatgtagtttatatattaaagataatgggccctcttgttcgagtccttcgattggtggataatgaaaataaacctgtaatgggatatatttatgaggctatggatagagcaaaggagacgattaaaagatcttttaatgaaaatgaagaaaaatatgagaaaatttttacaatcattgacgaaagatggaattgtcaacttcatcgtcccttacatgcagcaggatattatttgaaccctgaattcttttataagattaaatctgttggatttgatgcagaagttttgggtgggttatatcagtgtgttgcaagattagttcccagcattgaggttcaagataagattattcatgaattatctttatataaaaatgctgaaggtctttttggaattccaattgccgttcgatccaggacaactacct tatgttattgctaa